Proteins co-encoded in one Methylobacterium sp. WL1 genomic window:
- the thrB gene encoding homoserine kinase yields the protein MAVYTEVSDAALSEFLSAYSIGSLLSFKGIAEGVENSNFFLQTTQGCYILTLYEKRVRAGDLPFFLGLMEHLSARGLACPQPVRDRAGTALGELCGRPAAIVSFLEGVSVKTPGVGHCRELGRALAELHAAGADFAMVRENSLSVASWRPLFAQAEAQADSVAPGLAERTRADLARLEAAWPRNLPGGVIHADLFTDNVFFIGDSLSGLIDFYFACTDAFAYDLAVCLNAWCFEADGTFHRDMAAALIAGYEAVRPLESAEVAALPILCRGAALRFMLTRLVDWLNVPPGALVKPKDPREFDRRLTFHRQARDARDYGRQA from the coding sequence GTGGCCGTCTACACCGAGGTATCCGACGCGGCGCTCTCCGAGTTCCTGTCCGCCTATTCCATCGGCAGCCTGCTCTCCTTCAAGGGCATCGCCGAGGGTGTCGAGAATTCCAACTTCTTCCTGCAGACCACCCAGGGCTGCTACATCCTGACCCTCTACGAGAAGCGGGTGCGGGCGGGGGACCTGCCGTTCTTCCTCGGGCTGATGGAGCACCTCTCCGCGCGCGGCCTCGCCTGTCCGCAGCCTGTGCGGGACCGAGCCGGCACGGCGCTCGGGGAGCTCTGCGGTCGGCCGGCCGCCATCGTCAGCTTCCTCGAGGGTGTCTCGGTCAAGACACCCGGCGTCGGGCATTGCCGGGAACTCGGCCGGGCCCTCGCCGAGCTGCACGCGGCCGGCGCCGATTTCGCGATGGTGCGCGAGAACAGCCTGTCGGTGGCGTCCTGGCGCCCGCTCTTCGCGCAGGCCGAGGCCCAGGCCGATTCGGTGGCGCCGGGCCTGGCGGAGCGCACCCGCGCCGACCTCGCACGGCTGGAAGCCGCCTGGCCCCGGAACCTGCCGGGCGGGGTGATCCACGCGGATCTGTTCACCGACAACGTATTCTTCATCGGCGACAGCCTCTCCGGGCTGATCGACTTCTACTTCGCCTGCACGGACGCGTTCGCGTACGACCTCGCGGTCTGCCTCAACGCCTGGTGCTTCGAGGCCGACGGTACCTTCCACCGGGACATGGCCGCGGCGTTGATTGCCGGCTACGAAGCGGTGCGGCCGCTGGAATCCGCCGAGGTCGCGGCGCTGCCGATCCTGTGTCGGGGCGCAGCGCTCCGCTTCATGCTGACCCGTCTGGTCGATTGGCTGAACGTGCCGCCCGGCGCCCTGGTGAAGCCCAAGGACCCACGGGAGTTCGATCGCCGGCTCACCTTCCATCGCCAGGCGCGGGACGCGCGGGATTACGGGCGGCAGGCCTGA
- the dmeF gene encoding CDF family Co(II)/Ni(II) efflux transporter DmeF, translating into MHTHSLEPWSHGHVFLGDRHDRHARRTWAVVALTAATMVVEIVGGTWYGSMALVADGWHMSTHAAALGIAALAYRFARRHAEDPRFSFGTGKFGDLAAFASAVILGLIALLIGAESLVRLLHPAPIGFGSAIPIAVLGLVVNLASVWLLHDDHDDHGDHGHAQGGHSQGGHSHGGHGHGHGGHGHGGHDTNFRAAYIHVMADALTSVLAIAALLGGRYLGLAWLDPAMGLVGTVVILAWSWTLLRTAGLVLLDARPSPAATADIRARLETEGDRVSDLHLWQVGPGHRAAVIALVSDNPQPPTHYKARLAGVRGLSHVTVEVQPCPGHAEHG; encoded by the coding sequence ATGCATACCCACTCCCTCGAACCCTGGAGCCACGGCCACGTGTTCCTGGGAGACCGTCATGACCGGCACGCGCGCCGGACCTGGGCGGTGGTGGCGCTGACCGCGGCCACGATGGTGGTCGAGATCGTCGGCGGCACCTGGTACGGCTCGATGGCGCTGGTCGCCGACGGCTGGCACATGTCGACCCATGCGGCGGCGCTCGGCATCGCGGCCCTGGCCTACCGCTTCGCCCGGCGCCACGCGGAGGATCCGCGATTCAGCTTCGGCACCGGCAAGTTCGGGGATCTGGCGGCCTTCGCCAGCGCGGTCATCCTGGGCCTGATCGCCCTGCTGATCGGCGCCGAGAGCCTCGTCCGGCTGCTCCACCCGGCGCCGATCGGCTTCGGGTCGGCCATCCCGATCGCCGTCCTCGGACTCGTGGTGAACCTCGCCAGCGTCTGGCTCCTGCACGACGACCACGACGATCACGGGGATCACGGCCACGCCCAGGGCGGCCACAGCCAGGGCGGCCACAGCCATGGCGGTCATGGTCATGGTCATGGTGGTCATGGTCATGGCGGCCACGACACCAACTTCCGTGCCGCCTACATCCACGTGATGGCCGATGCGCTGACCTCGGTCCTGGCGATCGCCGCCCTGCTGGGCGGGCGCTATCTCGGCCTCGCCTGGCTCGATCCGGCCATGGGCCTGGTCGGCACGGTGGTGATCCTGGCCTGGTCCTGGACCCTCCTGCGCACGGCGGGCCTCGTGCTGCTCGATGCCCGGCCGTCCCCGGCCGCCACGGCCGACATCCGCGCCCGCCTGGAGACGGAGGGCGACCGGGTGAGCGACCTGCACCTCTGGCAGGTCGGTCCGGGCCACCGCGCCGCGGTGATCGCGCTCGTCAGCGACAACCCGCAGCCGCCCACGCACTACAAGGCCCGGCTCGCCGGGGTGCGCGGTTTGAGCCACGTCACGGTGGAGGTGCAGCCCTGCCCGGGACACGCGGAACACGGCTGA
- the zwf gene encoding glucose-6-phosphate dehydrogenase, with protein MAEQTIALKDDAASGTKPAPPCTLVIFGAGGDLTKRLLMPSLYNLAGAGLLPEGFSILGVDHSDGTDESLRDNLTQTLEAFSKDPTSEFHADHIDPKSWGFIRDRLHYLKGDFEKPETFAAVKDKVKGSAVFYCAVAARFFGTIVDGLGQAGLLKQEDGDFRRVVIEKPFGSDLASARELNARILKQADESQFYRIDHFLGKETVQSIMAFRFANGLLEPVWRREYIDSIQITAAETVGVEERGGFYEPTGALRDMVPNHMFQLLCMVAMEPPNSFGAEAVRSEKAKLAQAVQPIPPEDAVRGQYTAGTSEGRDVPGYRDEPHVAKDSVTETYIALKLNIENWRWAGVPFYVRTGKRMTGRRTEIAVLFKPAPFKMFEDTPNADLGPTVMRIMIDPDHGVGTEFNVKVPGPEMKIGRVSAAFRYKDFFADQPNVGYETLLYDCMIGDATLFQRADNIEAGWSAVDPLLQGWPQADVKPYPAGSTGPKEADDLLARDGRHWLGLDGKTD; from the coding sequence ATGGCCGAGCAGACGATAGCCCTCAAGGACGATGCGGCCAGCGGCACCAAGCCGGCGCCGCCCTGCACGCTGGTGATCTTCGGGGCCGGCGGCGACCTGACCAAGCGCCTCCTGATGCCCTCGCTCTACAACCTCGCCGGGGCCGGGCTCCTGCCGGAGGGTTTCTCCATCCTGGGCGTCGATCATTCCGACGGCACCGACGAGTCCCTGCGGGACAATCTCACCCAGACCCTGGAGGCGTTCAGCAAGGATCCGACCTCGGAGTTCCACGCCGACCACATCGACCCCAAGAGCTGGGGCTTCATCCGCGACCGGCTGCACTACCTGAAGGGCGATTTCGAGAAGCCCGAGACCTTCGCGGCGGTCAAAGACAAGGTGAAGGGCAGCGCGGTGTTCTACTGCGCGGTGGCGGCCCGGTTCTTCGGCACGATCGTGGACGGCCTCGGCCAGGCCGGCCTGCTCAAGCAGGAGGACGGCGACTTCCGCCGGGTGGTGATCGAGAAGCCGTTCGGCTCGGATCTCGCCTCGGCCCGGGAACTCAACGCCCGGATCCTGAAGCAGGCCGACGAGAGCCAGTTCTACCGCATCGACCACTTCCTGGGTAAGGAGACGGTCCAGTCGATCATGGCGTTCCGCTTCGCCAACGGCCTCCTCGAGCCGGTCTGGCGGCGGGAATACATCGACAGCATCCAGATCACCGCGGCCGAGACCGTGGGCGTCGAGGAGCGCGGCGGCTTCTACGAGCCGACCGGGGCGCTCCGGGACATGGTGCCCAACCACATGTTCCAGCTGCTCTGCATGGTCGCCATGGAGCCGCCGAACTCGTTCGGCGCCGAGGCGGTGCGCTCGGAGAAGGCCAAGCTCGCCCAGGCCGTCCAGCCGATCCCCCCGGAGGACGCGGTGCGCGGCCAGTACACGGCGGGCACCTCCGAGGGGCGCGACGTGCCGGGCTACCGCGACGAGCCGCACGTCGCCAAGGACTCGGTCACCGAGACCTACATCGCCCTCAAGCTCAACATTGAGAACTGGCGCTGGGCCGGCGTGCCGTTCTACGTCCGCACCGGAAAGCGCATGACCGGGCGGCGCACCGAGATCGCCGTGTTGTTCAAGCCGGCCCCGTTCAAGATGTTCGAGGACACCCCGAACGCCGACCTCGGACCCACGGTGATGCGGATCATGATCGACCCGGACCATGGGGTCGGCACCGAGTTCAACGTGAAGGTCCCGGGCCCGGAGATGAAGATCGGCCGGGTGAGCGCCGCGTTCCGCTACAAGGACTTCTTCGCCGACCAGCCGAATGTAGGCTACGAGACCCTGCTGTACGATTGCATGATCGGCGACGCGACCCTGTTCCAGCGGGCCGACAACATCGAGGCCGGCTGGTCGGCGGTGGATCCGCTGCTCCAGGGCTGGCCGCAGGCGGACGTGAAGCCCTATCCGGCCGGCAGCACCGGGCCCAAGGAGGCGGACGACCTCCTGGCCCGGGACGGCCGCCACTGGCTGGGTCTCGACGGCAAGACGGATTGA
- a CDS encoding DUF559 domain-containing protein — protein MSPRLRTFAKGQRRERTRAEDLFWQQVRAGRFHGLKFSRQVPIPPYIADFLCASARLIVELDGEPHETDARRRRDAQRDAWLKSQGFEVLRFPNDLVLSNLGLVLDRVGEAVEARALSLPRSGGREMRGAGCASSDKHAALRQDHHGRHRP, from the coding sequence ATCTCGCCCCGCCTGCGCACCTTCGCGAAAGGCCAGCGCCGCGAGCGGACCCGTGCGGAGGATCTCTTCTGGCAGCAGGTGCGTGCCGGGCGCTTTCACGGACTCAAGTTCAGCCGGCAAGTTCCGATCCCGCCCTATATCGCCGATTTCCTCTGTGCTTCCGCACGATTGATCGTCGAGCTGGACGGTGAACCGCACGAGACCGACGCGCGTCGTCGCCGTGACGCGCAGCGCGATGCGTGGCTGAAAAGCCAGGGCTTCGAGGTCCTGCGCTTCCCGAACGATCTCGTGCTGAGCAATCTCGGTCTGGTCCTCGACAGGGTCGGCGAGGCCGTCGAGGCGCGCGCCCTATCCCTCCCCCGCAGCGGGGGGAGGGAGATGCGCGGAGCCGGTTGCGCCTCTTCCGACAAGCACGCAGCGCTCCGCCAGGACCACCACGGGAGGCACCGCCCGTGA
- a CDS encoding efflux transporter outer membrane subunit, producing the protein MVPLSAFARIEPGSAPVQVSHQGLFVATTISFNLAPGKSLSDATAAIDRAMASLRLPATIHGEYAGAAKNYVASASRQPLLILAAILAVYAVLGILYESFVHPLTILSTLPSAGVGAVLALLVTGTEFTIIALIAVFLLIGIVKKNAIMMIDVALDAERTRGANPVDAIREACLVRFRPIMMTTLAAMLGAVPLILATGEGAELRRPLGIAIVGGLIVSQILTLYTTPVVYLTLDRLRHRVLARRQRRRARRRSGIAGRRVMRSFSRETPAAPTRAPRSLGAEHASSIDGSDAARAFPPPSAGEGGPRRESGEGQRDGSRCVARRDLSGTVAPLSRPGLTAVPPSPAKGGGRRARGLGLRHILYLPLIPALAGCVVGPDYARPSVETPLAYREGGKREDSAAVVAARKKGWREARPNDAAERGDWWRVFKDPTLDRLIRLVDVDNQSLRQAVANYRQARALVASAQAALYPTVVGAPSITRTGSGNTARTSAALLGQASWELDLFGGTRRNIESEAALAQADAATIAATRLTIQAEVAADYLTVRYADALQRVLDENVANFKKTLGITENQYAAGVAARSDVITAQTQVQTIEAQAIAIRLTRVQYVNAIATLIGRPPSEVTIPVAGIGRNPPTVPVGIPSDLLERRPDVAQAERLVQGQSERIGVAVAAFYPTVTISAQGGISGLTRNGLFSAANQVWSATAAGTEVLFDGGARTAAVRSAEAGYDAAVANYRQVVLAALAEVENQMAALRILGLQQSAQDAAVESSRRAVEITLNEYRAGTQNFTTVVTAQGLLVSNEINALQVRLNRFTAAVTLIRALGGGWDVRALPSDAELKGPTLPIDRGGQAVRPDE; encoded by the coding sequence ATGGTGCCGCTCTCGGCCTTCGCCCGGATCGAGCCGGGCAGCGCCCCCGTCCAGGTGAGCCACCAGGGCCTGTTCGTCGCCACAACGATCTCGTTCAACCTCGCACCGGGCAAGAGCCTGTCGGACGCCACCGCGGCGATCGACCGGGCGATGGCGTCCCTGCGGCTGCCGGCGACGATCCACGGCGAGTATGCCGGCGCGGCCAAGAACTACGTGGCCTCGGCCTCGCGCCAGCCGCTGCTGATCCTGGCCGCGATCCTGGCGGTCTACGCGGTGCTGGGTATCCTGTACGAGAGCTTCGTGCACCCGCTGACGATCCTCTCGACCCTGCCGTCGGCCGGCGTCGGCGCGGTGCTGGCCCTGCTGGTGACCGGCACCGAATTCACCATCATCGCGCTGATCGCGGTGTTCCTGCTCATCGGCATCGTGAAGAAGAACGCGATCATGATGATCGACGTGGCGCTGGACGCCGAGCGGACCCGGGGGGCGAATCCCGTGGATGCGATCCGCGAGGCCTGTCTCGTGCGCTTCCGGCCGATCATGATGACCACGCTCGCCGCCATGCTGGGGGCCGTGCCGCTGATCCTGGCCACCGGCGAGGGGGCCGAGCTGCGCCGGCCCCTGGGCATCGCCATCGTGGGCGGATTGATCGTGAGCCAGATCCTGACCCTGTACACCACCCCCGTCGTCTACCTGACCCTCGACCGCCTCCGGCACCGGGTGCTCGCCCGCCGCCAGCGGCGCCGGGCCCGGCGGCGCAGCGGCATTGCCGGCCGGAGAGTGATGCGTTCGTTTTCACGTGAAACACCGGCGGCCCCGACGCGCGCGCCTCGCTCTCTCGGCGCCGAGCACGCATCATCGATCGATGGGAGCGACGCTGCGCGCGCATTCCCTCCCCCCTCTGCGGGGGAGGGTGGGCCCCGGAGGGAGTCGGGAGAGGGGCAGCGCGACGGTTCACGATGTGTCGCCCGTCGCGACCTCTCCGGCACCGTCGCTCCCCTCTCCCGACCCGGCCTGACGGCCGTGCCACCCTCCCCCGCGAAGGGGGGAGGGAGACGCGCTCGCGGCCTCGGGCTGCGCCATATTCTCTATCTCCCCCTCATCCCCGCACTGGCCGGCTGCGTGGTCGGCCCCGACTATGCCCGGCCCTCGGTCGAGACCCCGCTCGCCTACCGGGAGGGCGGCAAGCGGGAGGACAGCGCGGCTGTCGTGGCGGCGCGCAAGAAGGGCTGGCGCGAGGCCCGGCCCAACGACGCGGCGGAGCGCGGCGACTGGTGGCGGGTGTTCAAGGACCCGACCCTCGACCGCCTGATCCGCCTCGTGGATGTCGACAACCAGTCCCTCCGGCAGGCGGTGGCGAATTACCGGCAAGCCCGGGCCCTGGTCGCCTCGGCCCAGGCCGCCCTGTACCCGACCGTTGTCGGCGCCCCGAGCATCACCCGGACCGGCAGCGGCAACACCGCGCGCACCAGCGCCGCGCTGCTCGGACAGGCGAGCTGGGAACTCGACCTGTTCGGCGGCACCCGCCGGAATATCGAGAGCGAGGCGGCGCTGGCCCAAGCCGACGCCGCCACGATCGCCGCGACCCGGCTGACCATCCAGGCCGAGGTCGCGGCCGACTACCTGACCGTGCGCTACGCCGACGCCCTCCAGAGGGTGCTCGACGAGAACGTCGCGAACTTCAAGAAGACGCTCGGCATCACCGAGAACCAGTACGCGGCCGGGGTCGCGGCCCGCTCGGACGTGATCACGGCGCAGACCCAGGTCCAGACCATCGAGGCCCAGGCCATCGCGATCCGGCTGACCCGGGTACAGTACGTCAACGCCATCGCGACCCTGATCGGGCGACCGCCCTCGGAGGTGACGATCCCGGTGGCCGGCATCGGCCGCAACCCGCCCACCGTGCCGGTCGGGATCCCGTCCGACCTGCTCGAGCGGCGGCCGGATGTCGCCCAGGCCGAGCGCTTGGTTCAGGGCCAGAGCGAGCGGATCGGCGTCGCGGTCGCCGCTTTCTACCCCACGGTGACGATCTCGGCCCAGGGCGGCATCTCGGGTCTGACCCGCAACGGCCTGTTCTCGGCCGCCAACCAGGTCTGGTCGGCGACCGCCGCGGGGACCGAGGTCCTGTTCGACGGCGGCGCCCGCACGGCGGCGGTGCGCTCGGCCGAAGCCGGCTACGACGCGGCGGTGGCCAATTACCGGCAGGTGGTGCTCGCCGCCCTGGCGGAGGTCGAGAACCAGATGGCGGCCCTGCGCATCCTCGGCCTGCAGCAGAGTGCCCAGGACGCGGCGGTCGAATCGTCCCGCAGGGCCGTGGAGATCACCCTCAACGAGTACCGGGCCGGCACGCAGAACTTCACCACGGTGGTGACCGCGCAGGGCCTGCTCGTGAGCAACGAGATCAACGCCCTCCAGGTCCGGCTCAACCGCTTCACCGCGGCGGTCACCCTGATCCGGGCGCTGGGCGGCGGCTGGGACGTCCGCGCCCTGCCGAGCGATGCCGAACTGAAGGGTCCGACCCTGCCGATCGACCGAGGCGGCCAGGCCGTCCGCCCGGACGAGTGA
- the rnhA gene encoding ribonuclease HI, whose protein sequence is MSTETTETATEPMRVKIYTDGACSGNPGPGGWGAILIFGDTQKELSGGEAHTTNNRMEILAAIESLEALKRPCRVDLFTDSQYLRQGITSWIHNWKARGWRTADKKPVKNEDLWRRIDTANARHEVAWHWVKGHASDPLNNRVDALAVAAMLPFKRR, encoded by the coding sequence ATGAGCACCGAGACGACCGAGACCGCAACCGAGCCCATGCGGGTGAAGATCTACACGGACGGCGCCTGCTCGGGGAATCCCGGCCCGGGCGGCTGGGGCGCGATCCTGATCTTCGGCGATACCCAGAAGGAGCTCTCGGGCGGCGAGGCGCACACCACCAACAACCGCATGGAGATCCTGGCGGCGATCGAGTCCCTGGAGGCGCTCAAGCGCCCCTGCCGGGTCGACCTGTTCACGGACTCGCAGTACCTGCGCCAGGGCATCACCAGCTGGATCCACAACTGGAAGGCCCGGGGCTGGCGCACCGCCGACAAGAAGCCGGTGAAGAACGAGGATCTCTGGCGCCGGATCGATACGGCCAACGCCCGCCACGAGGTGGCGTGGCATTGGGTCAAGGGCCATGCCAGCGACCCGCTGAACAACCGGGTCGACGCGCTCGCCGTGGCCGCGATGCTGCCGTTCAAGCGACGCTGA
- the ispH gene encoding 4-hydroxy-3-methylbut-2-enyl diphosphate reductase, producing MTADLASLAPAQGTTGKPPLEILLCAPRGFCAGVVRAIDVVERALALYGPPVYVRHEIVHNKYVVESLKRKGAVFVRELDEVPDSGAPVIFSAHGVAKTVPANADSRGLTTIDATCPLVTKVHREAEIHHKRGRHVLLVGHSGHPEVVGTMGQLPKGSITLVEDLDQIQALTPENPNNLAWVTQTTLSVDDTRHIVEALKKKFPNITGPHKDDICYATTNRQEAVKQVAPLVDALIVVGSSNSSNSQRLREVAERVGCPITRLVLRAEEIDWPAFEGIRKLGLTAGASAPEVLVEEIIEAFAARYDVIVDTVSTVVEDMVFPLPRELRSEAAE from the coding sequence ATGACCGCAGACCTCGCGTCCCTCGCGCCCGCTCAGGGCACCACCGGCAAGCCGCCGCTGGAGATCCTGCTCTGTGCCCCACGCGGCTTCTGCGCCGGCGTGGTGCGGGCCATCGACGTGGTCGAGCGGGCTCTCGCCCTCTACGGGCCGCCCGTCTACGTCCGGCACGAGATCGTCCACAACAAGTACGTGGTCGAGAGCCTGAAGCGGAAGGGCGCGGTGTTCGTCCGCGAACTCGACGAGGTGCCCGACAGCGGCGCCCCGGTGATCTTCTCCGCCCACGGCGTGGCCAAGACCGTGCCGGCCAACGCCGATTCCCGCGGGCTCACGACCATCGACGCCACCTGTCCGCTGGTCACCAAGGTCCACCGCGAGGCCGAGATCCACCACAAGCGCGGCCGCCACGTGCTGCTGGTCGGCCATTCCGGCCATCCCGAGGTGGTGGGCACCATGGGCCAGCTGCCCAAGGGCTCGATCACCCTGGTGGAGGATCTGGACCAGATCCAGGCCCTGACGCCCGAGAATCCCAACAACCTCGCCTGGGTCACCCAGACGACCCTGTCGGTCGACGACACCCGCCACATCGTCGAAGCGCTCAAGAAGAAGTTCCCGAACATCACCGGGCCGCACAAGGACGACATCTGCTACGCCACCACCAACCGCCAGGAGGCGGTGAAGCAGGTGGCCCCGCTGGTGGACGCCCTGATCGTGGTCGGCTCCTCGAACTCCTCGAACTCCCAGCGCCTGCGCGAGGTCGCCGAGCGCGTCGGCTGCCCGATCACCCGCCTCGTGCTGCGCGCCGAGGAGATCGACTGGCCGGCCTTCGAGGGCATCCGCAAGCTCGGCCTCACCGCCGGCGCCTCGGCCCCCGAGGTGCTGGTCGAGGAGATCATCGAGGCCTTCGCCGCGCGCTACGACGTGATCGTCGACACCGTCTCGACCGTGGTCGAGGACATGGTCTTCCCGCTGCCGCGCGAGCTGCGCAGCGAAGCGGCCGAGTAG